One genomic segment of Parvularcula marina includes these proteins:
- the ligA gene encoding NAD-dependent DNA ligase LigA, with product MTDRTPAEKLSEKDAGTEHARLAALIADADRAYYQDDDPSLTDAEYDAARQRLEAIEAVFPALKNAESPTQKVGAAPSGRFAKVTHARPMLSLDNAFSDEDVHEFVARIRRFLGLAEDEEVALTAEPKIDGLSASLRYEKGKFVLGATRGDGTVGEDITRNLATLDDIPKEIKGAPDVLEVRGEVYLGKEDFAEMNRRFELEGQKVFANPRNAAAGSLRQKDVEVTASRPLKFFAYAWGEVSGEGLAETQSGAVERLAEFGFSVNDLFVRTATVEEALAHYHAIEEQRAELDYDIDGVVYKVDRLDWQERLGFVSRAPRWAIAHKFSAEKAQTILERIDIQVGRTGALTPTARLHPVTVGGVVVSNATLHNADEIERLDAREGDTVIIQRAGDVIPQVLEVVKAKRPKGAKPYQFPETCPVCGSDAVRELNEKTGERDVVTRCTGGLICPAQLVERLKHFVSRRAMDIDGLGARQIEDFFGRRMIRSPADIFTLEQRYLDDEFDVPGTSDLQSYKRLAPTKTQPARWTNEVTNRKSLDNLFASIRAARTRRLDRLIFALGIRHVGEITARLLASRYESLEAFEAAGQALAAGNEEVKAELLSIDGVGETVTDALAEFFHEPKNVTALTALAKEVDPEPMPKAASDSPVSGKTVVFTGTLEKMTRDEAKAKAASLGAKVSGSISGKTDYLVAGAKAGSKLKKAAEHGVNVLTEDEWLTLVSG from the coding sequence GTGACGGACAGGACGCCGGCCGAAAAGCTGTCTGAAAAGGACGCTGGTACGGAGCATGCGCGTCTTGCAGCACTCATCGCCGATGCGGATCGCGCCTATTATCAAGATGATGACCCGAGCCTCACGGATGCAGAATATGATGCCGCCCGCCAGCGGCTTGAGGCGATTGAAGCGGTCTTTCCTGCCCTGAAGAATGCGGAGAGCCCAACACAGAAAGTTGGCGCGGCGCCCAGCGGACGCTTTGCAAAGGTCACGCATGCCCGGCCCATGCTGTCACTTGATAATGCGTTCTCGGATGAAGATGTGCATGAATTTGTCGCGCGAATTCGGCGGTTCCTCGGTCTGGCCGAGGACGAGGAAGTCGCCTTGACGGCGGAGCCCAAAATTGACGGGCTGTCGGCCAGCCTGCGTTATGAGAAGGGCAAATTCGTGCTCGGCGCGACACGCGGTGACGGCACGGTGGGCGAGGACATCACCCGCAACCTTGCGACGCTTGATGATATTCCGAAGGAGATCAAAGGCGCGCCGGATGTGCTCGAAGTGCGCGGTGAGGTCTATCTCGGCAAGGAGGATTTTGCCGAGATGAACCGGCGGTTCGAGCTCGAAGGCCAGAAAGTTTTTGCCAATCCGCGCAACGCGGCAGCGGGTTCCTTACGCCAGAAAGATGTCGAAGTGACAGCTTCCCGGCCGCTCAAATTCTTTGCCTATGCTTGGGGTGAAGTGTCGGGCGAAGGCTTGGCCGAGACGCAGAGCGGCGCGGTCGAACGACTTGCGGAGTTCGGGTTCTCCGTGAACGATCTTTTCGTTCGTACCGCAACCGTCGAGGAGGCGCTTGCGCATTATCATGCGATTGAGGAGCAGCGCGCCGAACTCGATTACGATATCGATGGGGTCGTCTATAAGGTTGATCGGCTCGACTGGCAGGAGCGGTTAGGCTTTGTCAGCCGCGCGCCGCGCTGGGCTATTGCCCATAAATTCAGCGCCGAGAAGGCCCAGACAATCCTTGAGCGGATCGATATTCAGGTTGGGCGGACCGGCGCGCTGACGCCGACGGCGCGGCTTCATCCCGTGACGGTCGGCGGGGTCGTTGTCTCCAATGCGACCCTGCACAATGCCGATGAGATTGAGCGGCTCGATGCGCGTGAGGGGGACACGGTCATCATCCAGCGGGCAGGCGATGTCATCCCGCAGGTGCTGGAAGTCGTCAAAGCCAAAAGGCCCAAGGGGGCAAAACCCTATCAGTTTCCTGAGACCTGTCCGGTCTGCGGCTCGGATGCCGTCCGGGAGCTGAATGAAAAGACCGGCGAGCGCGATGTGGTCACGCGCTGCACCGGCGGGCTGATCTGTCCCGCGCAGCTTGTCGAGCGCCTCAAACATTTCGTCTCCCGCCGTGCGATGGACATCGATGGACTCGGTGCGCGGCAGATCGAGGATTTCTTCGGGCGGCGGATGATCCGCTCCCCAGCGGATATCTTCACGCTGGAGCAGCGTTATCTGGACGACGAATTCGACGTGCCGGGCACGTCGGATCTTCAGAGCTATAAGCGCCTCGCGCCGACCAAGACCCAGCCTGCACGCTGGACGAATGAGGTCACCAACCGCAAATCGCTCGACAATCTTTTCGCCTCGATCCGGGCGGCGCGCACGCGTCGGCTCGACCGGCTGATATTCGCGCTAGGCATCCGCCATGTCGGAGAGATCACGGCCAGATTGCTCGCCAGTCGCTATGAGTCGCTTGAAGCCTTTGAGGCGGCGGGGCAGGCGCTGGCTGCGGGGAATGAAGAAGTGAAGGCCGAGCTGCTTTCGATCGACGGGGTTGGTGAGACGGTTACCGACGCACTCGCCGAATTCTTCCATGAGCCGAAAAATGTCACGGCACTGACGGCTCTGGCAAAGGAAGTTGATCCGGAACCCATGCCGAAAGCCGCCTCCGACAGCCCAGTCTCCGGCAAGACGGTCGTCTTTACCGGCACGCTGGAGAAGATGACCCGCGACGAGGCCAAAGCAAAAGCGGCAAGCCTTGGCGCGAAAGTATCCGGCTCGATTTCGGGCAAGACGGACTATCTGGTCGCGGGCGCGAAGGCCGGCTCCAAGCTTAAAAAAGCGGCGGAGCACGGCGTGAATGTGCTGACCGAGGATGAGTGGCTCACCCTAGTCTCCGGGTGA
- a CDS encoding aminopeptidase P family protein encodes MFQTFEPASDIGFAAAHVPPLRAALADQGLDGLLIPHDDAYLNEYLPDNAERLMWVSGFSGSAGMAIVLKDKAAVFSDGRYTLQLREQVDQEYFELHNTADVDPAEWLATNTAEGAVIGYDPFLYSKAGLAPYVRMAAKSGFTLKALETNPIDVAWEDQPEEPCAPILPHPDSFSGEGSESKRHRLAEDLKSAKVGAALLTAPHSLAWLFNIRGGDVHASPLPLGRAILRVDGSAELFIHPDKVTDGLPAHLGNEVTIRAETEVMSALADLGKAGVKVAVDPAITPLAFTQALEAAGAGIEEMADPCSLPRALKNDAELDGARAAHIRDGAVITRFLHWLAEEAPKSELTEIAAAQKLESLRIATGVLKDISFDTISGSANHGALPHYRVSTRSDQKIKPGTLFLIDSGGQYEDGTTDITRTMAIGAPTEEMRRCYTLVLQGHIALATAKFPKGTSGHALDAFARRPLWEAGLDYDHGTGHGVGSYLGVHEGPQKISKHPIAQALEPGMICSNEPGFYKAGEFGIRIENLIIVTQPQPVPGGEREMMSFETITLAPLERELIVADMLTEDERKWVDDYHAEVWAKVGPELDGEVKDWLKARTAAL; translated from the coding sequence ATGTTTCAGACATTCGAGCCCGCATCCGATATCGGCTTTGCCGCGGCGCATGTCCCCCCATTGCGGGCCGCTCTGGCCGACCAGGGCCTTGATGGCCTGCTCATCCCGCATGATGATGCCTATCTGAACGAATATCTGCCTGACAATGCCGAGCGGCTGATGTGGGTGTCGGGCTTTTCCGGGTCCGCCGGAATGGCCATCGTCTTGAAGGACAAGGCCGCCGTCTTCTCTGATGGGCGGTACACGTTGCAATTGCGCGAACAGGTCGATCAGGAATATTTCGAGCTTCACAATACCGCCGATGTCGATCCCGCCGAGTGGCTCGCCACGAACACTGCCGAGGGCGCGGTCATCGGCTATGACCCGTTCCTTTACTCGAAAGCCGGTCTTGCACCCTATGTAAGGATGGCCGCGAAGTCTGGCTTTACCCTGAAGGCATTGGAGACCAACCCGATAGATGTCGCATGGGAAGACCAGCCTGAAGAGCCCTGCGCGCCGATCCTTCCGCACCCAGACAGCTTTTCAGGTGAGGGAAGCGAATCCAAACGCCACCGTCTGGCCGAAGATCTTAAATCCGCCAAGGTCGGCGCTGCGCTCTTGACCGCACCGCATTCGCTGGCCTGGCTCTTCAACATCCGTGGCGGCGACGTCCACGCCAGCCCCCTGCCGCTTGGTCGCGCGATCCTGCGCGTTGATGGTAGCGCCGAGCTTTTCATCCATCCCGACAAGGTGACCGACGGCCTGCCCGCTCATCTTGGCAATGAAGTGACCATCCGTGCCGAGACGGAAGTGATGTCCGCCCTTGCCGATCTGGGCAAAGCCGGCGTCAAGGTTGCCGTGGACCCTGCCATCACCCCGCTTGCCTTCACGCAGGCCCTTGAGGCTGCGGGCGCCGGCATTGAGGAGATGGCAGACCCCTGCTCCCTCCCCCGTGCCCTGAAGAACGACGCCGAACTTGATGGCGCGCGCGCGGCTCATATCCGCGACGGCGCGGTCATCACCCGCTTCTTGCACTGGCTGGCCGAGGAAGCCCCCAAGAGCGAACTCACAGAAATCGCCGCCGCCCAGAAACTTGAATCCTTACGTATCGCAACCGGCGTCCTCAAAGATATCAGCTTTGATACGATTTCAGGCTCTGCCAATCACGGTGCCCTGCCGCATTACCGCGTCTCGACCCGCTCCGATCAGAAGATCAAGCCGGGCACCCTGTTCCTGATCGATTCTGGTGGTCAGTATGAGGACGGCACGACGGACATCACCCGGACCATGGCAATTGGCGCACCGACCGAGGAGATGCGCCGCTGCTACACGCTGGTTCTGCAGGGTCATATCGCGCTCGCCACAGCGAAATTCCCCAAGGGCACGTCCGGCCACGCGCTCGATGCCTTCGCCCGCCGCCCGCTCTGGGAAGCGGGCCTCGACTATGATCACGGCACAGGCCACGGCGTCGGCAGCTATCTGGGTGTCCATGAAGGCCCGCAGAAGATCTCGAAACATCCGATCGCGCAGGCGCTAGAGCCCGGCATGATCTGCTCGAATGAGCCCGGTTTCTACAAGGCGGGTGAATTCGGCATACGGATTGAAAACCTCATCATCGTCACCCAGCCGCAACCGGTCCCCGGCGGCGAACGCGAGATGATGTCCTTTGAGACCATCACCCTTGCACCGCTCGAACGCGAACTGATCGTCGCGGACATGCTGACCGAAGACGAACGCAAATGGGTCGACGACTATCACGCAGAGGTCTGGGCCAAGGTCGGCCCCGAGCTTGATGGTGAGGTCAAGGACTGGCTGAAAGCCCGGACTGCCGCGCTCTGA
- a CDS encoding CarD family transcriptional regulator yields MRPALRVAKRAEARRDKNQTFKVNTQIIYPAHGVGYIDSVEKQSIADIEVELFVIDFEHEKMKLRVPVVKAAASGMRNLSTAEQIDGALELLEGKARIKRTMWSRRAQEYEAKINSGDLISVAEVVRDLYRADDQPEQSYSERQLFEQARERFGREVAAVRKKTLEKAIEEIHEHLAKKEKVDAS; encoded by the coding sequence ATGCGCCCGGCCCTTCGCGTGGCCAAACGCGCCGAAGCTCGGCGGGACAAGAATCAGACCTTCAAGGTCAACACCCAGATCATCTATCCGGCTCACGGCGTTGGCTATATCGACTCGGTCGAGAAGCAGTCGATCGCTGATATCGAGGTCGAGCTTTTCGTGATCGATTTCGAGCACGAGAAAATGAAGCTTCGCGTTCCTGTGGTGAAGGCCGCAGCGTCCGGCATGCGGAACCTCTCGACGGCCGAACAGATCGATGGCGCCCTTGAACTGCTCGAAGGCAAGGCCCGCATCAAGCGGACCATGTGGTCGCGCCGCGCGCAGGAATATGAAGCCAAGATCAATTCTGGCGACCTGATCTCTGTCGCTGAAGTCGTTCGTGACCTTTATCGCGCCGACGACCAACCCGAGCAGAGCTATTCTGAACGCCAGCTCTTCGAGCAGGCGCGCGAGCGATTCGGCCGCGAAGTGGCCGCTGTGCGCAAGAAGACCCTCGAAAAAGCGATCGAGGAAATTCACGAGCACCTTGCGAAGAAAGAAAAAGTCGACGCCAGCTAA
- the fdxA gene encoding ferredoxin FdxA yields the protein MTYVVTDACILCKYTDCVEVCPVDCFYEGENFLAIKPDECIDCGVCEPECPVDAIKPDTEDPDGKWTELNARLSEMWPNITRAKPALPDADNYAEVDGKLDKLSEAPGTGDE from the coding sequence ATGACCTATGTCGTCACCGACGCCTGCATCCTTTGCAAATACACCGACTGTGTCGAAGTCTGCCCTGTCGACTGTTTCTACGAAGGGGAGAATTTCCTCGCCATCAAGCCGGATGAGTGCATCGATTGCGGTGTCTGTGAGCCCGAATGCCCGGTCGACGCCATCAAGCCTGATACCGAAGATCCTGACGGCAAGTGGACCGAGCTGAATGCTCGCCTTTCCGAGATGTGGCCGAATATAACGCGGGCCAAACCTGCCTTGCCTGACGCGGATAATTATGCCGAAGTAGACGGCAAGCTCGACAAACTGTCCGAGGCACCTGGCACTGGCGACGAATAA